The genomic DNA TGACTTGGATCCGGACCGTGATGTGATCGAAGGTTGTCCGGTAAATGGACGACCTCGATTTCCTGGACGTTTTGAATTCATTGATAGACAACGGAAATAGCGGTGCGGTCTTGCTGTTGTTTTTTAAATAAAATGATAGATAAAGATCTTTCGCACCCGGCGGCATTTTCCCCACTGTCATGTCCAGGCCGCCTGTTTTTTGATCGACATGCAATTGCCCATGCTGATACGTTCCAGAAACGGGCTGAATCTTCGTTTGCTGCATGAGATCCTTGCTTTTTCCCAATTTATCAGTCTGTTGATTGCCTGGAACATTCAGCACGACGCCTTTCAGCATCGCATGTTCCCGGTCAATCACCGGATCATGCTTCAACTTCGCCGAGCTGTAGATGGTGCTTGTCGTTCGGACAAAGGGAAGGACGTTTTCGTTGCGATAAATGACGTAATGCCTGCTTTTCACATACGGTTTAAAGCCATAAGGGATGTTTCTCGCTTTCCCTTTTTCATACATGATATATTTTCCGCGGAGGAGGCTGTATAAGTTGGCCCGGTCTCCTAAACTGTTGTAGCGGCTGACGCTTTCCCGCTTCATATCGATTTTCAGGTCCTTGTAATAAAAGAATAAAATGTTTTTATTCAGTATGCTTGAATAAGCGCTGATGCCGTTGAAGTCCTCGACAATAGGGGTGTTATTACGATTTTCAATGATCCAGTCCATCCTTGTGGTGTCGCTGTTGTCCTGCTTCATGGCCCGCTGGATCAGCTTCCGTTGTTCATCGGAATTATAATGCTCGCTCGTCATATATGCTTTTGTCGAAGACTGGACACCGCCATATTTGTACAGGCCATACTGAAAGGCATTGGTCACGATCAGATTGATGACAATCAATATGCCCATGATCAGAACGATGGACTTTTTCTTTTTAAATAAGAAAAAATAGACCGCCAGCAGGACGAGAGAACCGATCAGAGAGGCAACTTTGAGCCCCGTTGGATGGATGATCAAAGCAGTGCAGTAAACGATGAAAGCGGCGATGAACGCTTTTTTCAACGATGCACCTGACAGTTTTGAACGTTCTTGCAGTCCTGCTGCTATCGCGCCCGAAGCGCAAAAGTTGATGATATACTCAAACCTGAATTGCGGAGCGGAGAAGCCGTTAAAGACACTTGCCATGATGGGGCTGAAGTGAAAGAGAATGAATAGGCTTCCGATCCATGCGAATAGTTTAAAGGTATGATTTTTATAAAAAGAAAAAATAAAAAGGAACAGGACAAAAACGACCGGGAGCCAAATGGTCTTGTCTCCAAGGAAAGCATTTTGGCCAGCATCAAAGATGGGAATATGGTCTTTGAAGGCTGGGCGGAAATTGTGCAAGAATCCGTAAACGGCCGGGATAAAGGAAACGGAACTGATCCCTGCCCCAAGAAGGATGCTCCCTGCTAAAAGCTTCACCTGCTTCTTCTCGTGCACATCTAATGGAATCAGCCAGCGAAAGACGATATAGATTCCCATGAAAATAAAATGAATATAGGCGAAATAGAAATTATCGAACATCGATAATGCGACAGCTGTGATCAACGCAGTCGGCTTTTGCTCCCGGAAAACCTTCTCGATCCCCAGTACAAATAGGGGCAGCCAAAGAAAGGCATCGGAGAAAAATTCCCAATAGGTGACATGGCGGAAATACATGATGCTCCCGCCGTACAAGAACGCTGCCACAAACGCGTAAGGCATCCTGATTTTCATATAACGAAATACATACGTCGTGATGATGAAGATCAAAGATAGCCGAATGATGCTGATGTAAATCGTTGCATTCGCCCAAAAGAGGGCGTCTGGCGTTGAAATGATCGATAACTTATCAAGTATGAAAACAAAGCCAAACACAAAGAAATAGAAAATGTTATTGGCGTAATAATAGGCAAGCTGGTAGGTCCCGCCGCCAAGCCCATAATGGAAGCTGTAAAAGAAATTGCCTTTCGAAAATTGATCATAGACCATTTTTCGAAAGGGAATCATTTGCGACAATCCATCATGGGGTCCTGCCATAAAGGACCCGTTGGCTGTTTGATAAAGAAAAAAAGCGTGAGCCAATATCGATAGGATGATACTGCTGAAAATAAGCAGAACATGTTTGTTTTTCATCATGATGAATCCTGACCTCGCTTTAAAATTTTACCAGTCAAAATAAAGGTAACAGGTATCGTGAATACCACCGATAAGATCGGCGCAATATAGCCATTCAAGTGAAGATATTCAACAAAGATATAAATAAAGGCAGATGATATCGAGATATTCACAACCTGGGTAATGGGAAATTGCAAAAACTTACGCAGCGTTGGCTTCACGCGATAAGTGAAATACACATTCAAATAAAAGGAAAGGACCATACTGATCAAGAAAGCGATCCAATGGGAAAAGAGATAGTTTAAGCCGGCGATTTGAAACAAGATCAAATAAAAGAAATAATAGTTCGCTGTATTGATTCCGCCGACAAACATAAAGCGTACTAATTCACCCTTGTTCTTTAACATGAATGACATCCTCTCCCACATTTGTCTGCTCAATCAAATAATGGGGCCGCTGCTTCGCCTCTACATAGATGCGTCCGATATACTCTCCGATGACGCCTAGGCTGACCAATTGAGCACCGCCCAAGAACAGGACAGAAGAGATGGTGGTAAAGTACCCTGGGACCGCAATACCGTTGAATAAAATGCGAACAAACATGATGCTGATGGACAACAACGAGAGCAGCAGCGTCGCAATTCCGGTATATAAACAAATCCGCAATGGTTTGTGATTAAAGGACACAACCCCTTCAATGCCGTAGTCGATCAGCTTTTTGATCGACCATTTTGATACGCCGGCCTTTCGCGTTGTATTATCGTACTTGATCACTTTTTGATGAAAGCCGATCCACGAAAAGAGCCCTTTGGAAAAGCGGTTCCGCTCGCTGATCTGCAAGACCGCATTGACGGCCCGCCTGCTGAGCAGTCGAAAGTCGCCTTGTCCATCCTTCAATTCCACATCGACCAATTTTTCCAAAACGGCATAATAGAGGCTCGATAGCTTGCTTCGGACGAATGAATCACCAGCCCGGTCACGCTGCGCAATCACTTGATCATAGCCTTCTTCATAGCCTTCAATTAAAGAATGAATCAAGCTTGTCGGATGCTGCAGATCGGCATCCATAATGATGACCGCATCGCCTCTGGCATGCTTCAAGCCGGCAAACATCGCCGATTCTTTCCCGAAATTCCTCGTCAATGCCACATATTTCACTTCTGGATGATGATAGGACAATTCTTTAATCCACTCGATCGTTTGATCCGTGCTCCCATCATCGATAAAAATAATTTCGTATCGTGCAATTCTATGGGATAGTTCCTTTGTTAGAGCGTGATATATAGGAAGAATATTTTCGGCTTCATTAAAAGACGGTATCAATACCGAGATGAAAATATCCATAATATTCATCACCTTTCCTATTAAAACTCCCTCACATAGGGGAGGAATTTGTATAATTGCAGCTGTGGCCATAAGAGCCGGCAAGCCCCTGGCCAATTTCTATATTACTCGCCCAATCTCGATATCCCCTGAATAATACATTAAAATTCCATTAAAAAAAGAAAAATAACCATAAATAATGGTAAGTTGTAGGTGAGAAGCTAACATATGGATATCGTTTTTTAGACCAAAGGAGTGATTTAAATGCCAGAGCGGATATTAGTCGTGGAAGACGAAAATCAGATCGCACGCATTTTAAAAATAGAGCTTGAATACGAAGGGTATGAAGCTGTCATTGCGAATGACGGAAAATCTGGCTTGCAAAAAGCATTGGAGGAAAAGTTTGATTTAATCCTTCTTGATGTGATGCTGCCTGAACTGAATGGATTGGAAGTCTTAAGGAAGATCAGAAAGGAAAAAAACGCGCTGCCGATCATTTTATTGACGGCAAGAAATATGACCATGGATAAAGTGGCGGGACTCGATCTCGGGGCCAATGATTATATAACGAAGCCGTTCGAGATGGAGGAATTATTAGCGAGGGTCCGGTCTTCGCTGCGCCAAGCTTCCGTTTCGTCCCACTCCGAGGAATCGGAGGAAGAGCGCTTAACGATCAAGGATCTAGTGGTCAACCTTCAAACGAGGGAAGTGGAGCGGGGAGGAACGCCGATCTCGCTGACGCCAAAGGAATTTGATTTCCTGGTGTATTTGCTTTCGAATAAAAATCGGATCGTGACCCGTGAAAATATCATCTATCATGTATGGGGCTATGAGTATGAAGGGGAAACCAACGTGATCGATGTGTATATCAGACATTTAAGAAAGAAATTAGAAGAAGATTTTCCCGGGTCGCAAATCATACATACGGTTAGGGGCGTGGGATATATCGTAAAGGAGGCGTGAATGGATGAAAATAACCACTAAAATCAACCTGATGACAACGGCATGGATCCTGATTGTCTTGATCATCATCAACTCAATCGTATTCTTTTCATTCATGAATATCACGTTTAACCTTGAGCAGGATGAGGTGCATCAGCGGGCTTCAGACATCATGAAGGAGATCAATCCAGAAGACTCACCTGAAGTGATTGAAAAGAAATTAATGCCATACTTATCCAGTCATTCCTTTATCCGCATCATCAATAAACAATCCCATGTGATCGCCCAATCAGCGAATGATGAACATTTAGCCAAAAAGATAAAAGCGAAATATTCCAGTAAATCAACGACTCAAAGGCGGATAGTCAGAGAAGAAGGTGGAGAAGAACAGATCATCATTTATAAGCAGCCCATCAACGTCAATGGCCAGCCTGTGAAAATACTGGAAATCGGGGAGCGTGTGATCGGGCTTGAGCTCGGGAAGGACGTACTGCTTTCCATTCTTGCCATATGTACGATCCTGGGGGCTGTTTTATCCCTGCTCGGGGGAAGATGGTTGTCCAATATCATTATCCGGCCGATTTCCAACATGATCAACACAATGGAGGATATCGAAAAGAGCGGGATCCCGAAAAGAATCAGCATTCAGCATGAAACAAAAGATGAACTCACTAAGATGGCTGTGACCTTTAATCGCATGATCGGACGGCTGGATGCCAATCTCGAGAGGCAAAAGCAGTTCATTTCAGATGCTTCCCATGAATTAAAAACCCCGCTGACGGTCATCAAAAGCTACGCCGATTTATTAAGGAGACGGGGAATTCAAAATGCCGAAATCACGCTGGAAGCGATTGAAGCCATTCATTCGGAAGCGACCCGAATCCAAAGGATGACCGAACGATTTTTGGATCTTGCCAATACAGAATTGGAACATGACTTAGACCTTATTTCGATTCATTTAGCATCATTTTGTGAAAAAATCTTTAACCAGCTGAAAATCGCTTATAAAAGAGAAATCATTTTTCATTATGACAATGATGCGCTCACGATCATGGCGGATGAATTAAAACTGAAACAGGTCATCATCATCACGATCGATAATGCCCTGAAATACAGTACAGACCGAATTGATGTGTATTTGGAAGACCATGAACACAATGCCGTCATCCGCGTCGTCGATTACGGAATCGGAATCCCGCACAATGAAATCGAAAATATCTTTGAACGCTTCTACCGCGTCGATAAAGCGAGAAGCAGGGCCACAGGAGGCACCGGATTAGGACTGTCCATCGCCAAAAATATCATGAAGCAGCATCACGGCGAAATCAAAGTAAAAAGTACCGAAGGCGAAGGAACAGAAGTTGAGCTCCACTTGCCTAAAACCCAAAAGACGGATTAAAAATCACTTGAGGACCCAATACTCCAATTTCAATGGGAGTATTGGGTTTTTATGTCTTTATTAATGATTTCTTAATTTAACATTAAGAAGACGTTCAGCTGGGACGTGTATGCTAAGAACAGCAACAGCGATGTATTTTATTGAGGTGAAAAATATGTTCCAACTGGACTTTAAACTATTTCATGTAATTAACCATCTTGCAGTAAGTGAAAAACCTTTAGACCCGATCGTTGCCATATTCACGGAATATGGACAGTATTTATTTTTGGCTGGCTTACTCTTTTATTGGTTTTATCCAAAAAAGAAAAATCGAAAAATGGTCATGGAAGCCTTCCTTGGCGTTTGCCTGGCGATGGCCATCAACGCGGCAATCGGCCACTTCTTCTACCGGGACCGCCCATTCGTGCATCATCATGTGTACAGGCTCATCCCCCACGCGGAAAATGCATCGTTTCCAAGCGATCATGCAGCCGGTTCCTTCGTGATCGCGGCCGCTATCTGGATTTGGATGAAGCGTGACGGCTGGGTATGGATGATCCTTGCAGCTGCCCTTTCCATATCCCGCGTCTGGACGGGTGTCCATTACCCATCAGATGTACTGGCAGGGATGCTCATCGGCATCGGTGCGGCGTTCATCATTCACTGCATCTTCAAACGCTTGCCCAAACTCAATGAATGGGCAAACCGCTTGATCGAGTTTTATGAAAACATCGAAAGTAAAGTATGGAAAAAAACTGCTTAGGAAAAATGGTGAGGGAGCAAGCCAGCAGCAAATGTTCACAAAGAGGAGTTGGTGAAGTATGAAATATAAAGACAAAATCCTAATACTTTCAGCCGCTGTCGGCGATGGCCATAAACAAGTCGCAAGGGCGATGGGCGAGGCTGTGGAAGACAGCTTCCCTGGCACCGAACCCATAATATTGGACATGATGGAGTGGCTGCACCCATACCTTTCTCCGATCAGTACGTATATCTATAAAAAGAGCATTAAAAAATTCCCACAGGTGTACAGCTACCTCTATCACAAAACGCGTGTGAAAAGTAATTTTTCCACCAAGCTGAATGCCCTATTCACGATGGGGATGCATTCAATGCTTGAAATGATTCAAGCAATCAATCCGATTGCCGTCGTCAGCACCCACCCTTTTGCAGCGGGCATCATCTCCAAACTAAAAGAGCAGGGGCTGATTGACATCCCGGCGATGACGGTCATCACCGACTACACAGATCATTCTTACTGGATCCATCCTTTTACCGATCAATACATTGTCGGAACAAGCCAAGTGAAAGAACGATTGGTTTCAGTCGGGGTGGAAGCATACAAAATCAAAAACACGGGCATTCCATTGAGAAGAGGATTTTTGGAAGAGCAGCCGAAAGAGGATTTGTTGAAAAAATATAACCTCCGTCCAGACAAGCTCACCATCCTCGTGATGGGCGGCGGCGATGGCTTCTTCGGCAAAGACGCTTCCACCTTTCAGGCGTTTGAACAAATTTCGTCCTCCATCCAGCTCATCATTGTCTGCGGGCGGAATGACAAATTAAAAACACAGCTGGAACAAGAGCTGAGAGACTCAAAACACGATGTAAGCATAATGGGCTTCACGGAAAACATCCATGAATTAATGGCGATTTCAGACCTGATGATTACAAAAGCAGGCGGCGTCACGACATCAGAGGCCATTGCGATGCAGCTGCCATTATTGATCTTCAATCCCCTGCCTGGACAGGAAGAAGACAACGCCAATTTCCTCCTGGAATCAGGCCTCGGACTATTGGCCAAAACGCCATCCGATTTGATCGGTAATATACAAAGCATCCTGCATGACGATACACCACTAACCTTCATGCGAAACAAATCGAGGAAATTCCATACAAAAACCGCCTCCCTCGATGCAGTAACCATCATGACTCAATTAATCAACCACGCCCATAAGCAGGAAATAAGCTTAGCATAAAAACAAACGCCCCGTCGATTTGACGGGGCGTTAATTTATCATCAGATACTCTTTTTCAATCCACACTTGGTGCATTCCCTCAAAAACACATAATCTTTAACCGAGCTTTTGAAATTCGCTTCCCCGCAATTATCACAACGGCCGCTTCGTTTATCGGGAAAATCCTTATAATCATACACAATTGAAGTATCCAATAAAGTTTCATTATTCTCGTTCGAATCGTTCACCTTAACTCCCACCTATTCCATCATGATGCTCTCATTATCATAACAAATCGCAATATGAATGACTAGATTTCATGAGGCTGGGGCTCGCGCCCGAACGAGCGTCGATGGTGGGAGAAAGGGAACGGGAGTGTGGTTCTCGTGCCCGAATTGGGCTTGATAGGGAGGAACAGGGAACGGGAGCGTGGTGCTCGTGCCCTCTTCGGGGTTGATGGTGAGAGAAAGGGAACGAGAGCGCGGTCCTCGTGACCAAACCGGGGTTGGTGGGGTGGAAAAGGTAACTTGGCCTGTGCAGTTGAGACCAGAAATGAACAAAATAAAGCAATCTAAGGTCTCATAGTGTACGTATGAGAGACCCAGAAAGATCAAATTGAGCCGAAAGCGAGTCTCAAAGCCTCCTAATGAGACCCGAAAAAAGCAAAGCCAAACTAAGCCAAAACCGTGTTTCAAACGTGAATATGGGAACAAAAACATCATTAAGCAACATCACCTCTGCAACTGCAAAATCGCACATTTCAACGGTCGCAGCATTGTAGATCCCTTCATCAAAATAAAGGAAAATTTACGAACGGATTCGAATTATTAATCGAGCGAAAAATTATTATAAATTTTTATATAAAATTTTCTCAATCATGTCGAACTACCAGACATCCATTCGTTGTGTTTATAGAGGGTGAAAGAAAGGGGGGAACTGGATGACTGAACCGAGGATTCACCAAACCATCGATTCGATCTGGCGGACGGAAGCGGCAAAAATCATCGCTTGCCTGGCTGGGATTGTCCGGGATCTCGGGGTGGCCGAGGACCTTGCACAAGATGCGCTCGTAACAGCGTTGGAACGATGGCCGCAATCAGGAATTCCGGAGAACCCGGGAGCATGGTTGATGACTGTCGCAAAACGGCGGGCATTTGATTTGCTCCGCAGGAACAAGCTCCGCCATATCAAGTATGGAGAGATTGGTGCTGAGCTGGATGGACAGCTGCAGCCAGACTGGGAAGAGGGGCTCGACGATAATATCAGTGATGACCTTCTGCGGCTTATCTTCACCACGTGCCACCCGATCCTGTCAGCGGAGGCGCGGGTAGCACTGACGTTGAGGCTGCTCGGAGGACTTAAAATCGAGGAGATCGCAAAAGCTTTCCTTGTTCCCGTGACGACCATTGCACAGCGGATTGTCCGCGCGAAACGCACGATCACCGCCGCGAAGGTCCCGCTGGAAGTCCCGGAGAAAACTGATTTTCCTGATCGGCTATCATCTGTACTCGAGGTCATCTATCTCATGTTCAATGAGGGATATTCCGCATCCTCCGGTGAAAGCTGGATCCGGCCGCTGCTATGCGAGGAGGCGCTTCGGGTCGGGCGTTTATTGGCGGAAATCGCACCAGATGAGAAGGAAGTCCATGGCCTTGTCGCCCTCATGGAAATTCAAACATCGCGTTTTCGAGCGAGGGTGAATGAAGAAGGGGAGCCGGTTCTACTGCTGGAGCAGAATCGTGCCCATTGGGACCACTCGGCCATTCGCCGCGGGATCGATTCCCTTAAGCGCGCTGAACATTTAGGAGGACCGCTTGGAATGTACGGTTTACAAGCATCGATTGCCTCGTGCCATGCCAAGGCACGCACGTCTGAAGAAACGGATTGGATACACATTTCCGCTCTATACGATGCATTAGCGCAAGTAGCGCCGTCCCCCGTTGTTGAGCTGAACAGAGCCGTGGCGATCTCGATGGCATACGGGTGGGAGGCAGGACTGGAAATCATAGATTCGCTGCTGGTTGAACCCGCCTTGAAGAATTATCATCTGCTGCCGAGTACGCGCGGTCATTTTTTAGAAAAAATGGGACGCCGCAGAGAAGCCTGCGACGAATTTAATCGGGCAGCATCCCTCACCCAAAATGCACCAGAACGGGAATTGCTCCTCAAGCGCGCTTTTGAATGTTTGGAAGAATGAGAGAACAACAAATTAATCAAAAAGGAGTTTAATAAAATGAAATATTTATGCTTAGGTTATTTGTATCCTGAAAAAATGGACGCTCTTCCAAACGATGAGAAGGAGTCGATTTTGCAGGAGTGCGGCTCACATCTCAAGGGATTTTACGAAACGAATCAAGTGATGCTTGATGCCGGCCTCGATGCAGAGGTGAAATCATTGAAAAGGGTGAACGGGAAAGTCAAAGTCATCGATGGTCCATTTATCGAAACGAAAGAGCTGATTGGAAGTGCGATCCTAATCGAAGCACGTGACATGGAGGAAGCCATCGAAATCGCCTCCAAACACCCGTCCATCCAAATCGAGGCAGGGGAGGATCTCGGATGGGCGATCGAAATCCGCCCGATCCATTATTTCGAGATGATAGATCAAAAATGAACGAATTTCACGAAAGCATATCCATCCCCTCTGGACGGATATGCTTTTTTCATTGATAGAGAAATTACACCAACACTCTTTCCATATTATGCTAAAATAAATGTGACTATTGAAGGGGGATGGGGATCATGGGTTCACGAATCATGCACTTGATTATCGGAAATAAAATTGCGCAGTCTTTATCGATCGAAGATAAATCATCATTTTTACTTGGCAGCATCGCACCGGATGCGGTATCAAACAAAAACGCATCCCATTTCTTTATAGGGGACGTACGGGATTATTCCAGAAGCGTTGATGCGAAAGGATTTTTATATAAGTATCGCGAACATGAGTTGAACCCTTATGTATTGGGGTACTATGCCCACTTAATCGCGGATGATATATGGCTGCGGGGCTTTAATCTATCGTGGCTGAAAAACAGAATGGATGCCGATGAGGGATTATACGGGCGATACCATCAGGATTTTCAATTGCTGAATGGAAAGCTGCTGGATTACTATCGCTTTACCGAAGAATTAAAAGAAGCGCTCAGCCATTTTTCTGAAATAATCGATTTCGAAGAGGTCAAGCGGGGGGATGTGGAAGAATTTGTTCCATATGCGTTAGGCGATATGGAATACGATCAGTCCGCCATCAAGGAAGAACTGAATGTTTTTACATTCAATCAGATCATCGGATACATAGAGACATCGGTGGAGCTGGGGATCATGAAGATCAAACCGCTCCTGGCATAAATCTAAGGAGAATACTATGAAAAAAAGGATGATCTTTTTCGTATTGGGTATGGTTTTATTCTTGGCGTCTCTACCAATGAGCACAAGACTGGTCATGGAACTTGTCCATAACCAAAAAATGAAGAGAGAATACAAGATTACAAATGTATTGGACACGAGGCAACACTTCAAGGGCCATACTATTGAAATAAATGAGACGATGAAAGATGGAAAGGGGAATGTCGATCCGTGGGGCGATCAAATCGGCACGGCAGATTTATCGGTGAATATGGATGGGGAGGAAATTGAGACACTTACGAATTATCCGATACAAGTGAGAACTGAAGGATTGAACAGATATAGTGGCGGAGTTGCCTTTTTGACCCTGGAAGATAAAAAGAACAGGAAGACACAATTCGTGATTCTCCTGAAGGAAACAAGAGAATTTCAAAAGAAGCTCCCGAATGGAGATATAACCGGATCCGCACCGGAAGATAAGCTGAAATACAAGGTTTTTAGATTGGATGAAAATGGCGATATTAGCCATGAATCTTTTTATTTACCTGAAAGGGATGGACTTCAAACGGAATTACTGAATGCAGGTAGAGTGGCACCATATCCGCTTGGTTATTATACAGATGTTTGGGTGAGCTACCCAATCTTCTTCATTCCATTCCTATTTCCGTTTTTTACATTAATCCTTGGAATCATCTTTATCCTTGTAAGTTTGATTTTGAAATCAGGAGGTACCCATGACACAAAGCAAACAATTCTGGAATGAGAAATATGCCGAACAGGAAGATCTTTGGGGACTCAGGCCAGAGCAGACATTAGTAACCTATGAGAAACTTATCCC from Falsibacillus albus includes the following:
- a CDS encoding YfhO family protein — encoded protein: MKNKHVLLIFSSIILSILAHAFFLYQTANGSFMAGPHDGLSQMIPFRKMVYDQFSKGNFFYSFHYGLGGGTYQLAYYYANNIFYFFVFGFVFILDKLSIISTPDALFWANATIYISIIRLSLIFIITTYVFRYMKIRMPYAFVAAFLYGGSIMYFRHVTYWEFFSDAFLWLPLFVLGIEKVFREQKPTALITAVALSMFDNFYFAYIHFIFMGIYIVFRWLIPLDVHEKKQVKLLAGSILLGAGISSVSFIPAVYGFLHNFRPAFKDHIPIFDAGQNAFLGDKTIWLPVVFVLFLFIFSFYKNHTFKLFAWIGSLFILFHFSPIMASVFNGFSAPQFRFEYIINFCASGAIAAGLQERSKLSGASLKKAFIAAFIVYCTALIIHPTGLKVASLIGSLVLLAVYFFLFKKKKSIVLIMGILIVINLIVTNAFQYGLYKYGGVQSSTKAYMTSEHYNSDEQRKLIQRAMKQDNSDTTRMDWIIENRNNTPIVEDFNGISAYSSILNKNILFFYYKDLKIDMKRESVSRYNSLGDRANLYSLLRGKYIMYEKGKARNIPYGFKPYVKSRHYVIYRNENVLPFVRTTSTIYSSAKLKHDPVIDREHAMLKGVVLNVPGNQQTDKLGKSKDLMQQTKIQPVSGTYQHGQLHVDQKTGGLDMTVGKMPPGAKDLYLSFYLKNNSKTAPLFPLSINEFKTSRKSRSSIYRTTFDHITVRIQVNQTIKIRVPKGSYTLNDFHLYSEGYQTLKNQTEMKKQKANVDIEKNHINVNLQNNRGDSYMVLPIPYEKGWTAHVNGKKQNVQKANYAFIGIPIKPGQNHVELTYYPPYFELSLAISGLSLLLAVWWIRRKGKLH
- a CDS encoding GtrA family protein, which encodes MLKNKGELVRFMFVGGINTANYYFFYLILFQIAGLNYLFSHWIAFLISMVLSFYLNVYFTYRVKPTLRKFLQFPITQVVNISISSAFIYIFVEYLHLNGYIAPILSVVFTIPVTFILTGKILKRGQDSS
- a CDS encoding glycosyltransferase family 2 protein, with amino-acid sequence MDIFISVLIPSFNEAENILPIYHALTKELSHRIARYEIIFIDDGSTDQTIEWIKELSYHHPEVKYVALTRNFGKESAMFAGLKHARGDAVIIMDADLQHPTSLIHSLIEGYEEGYDQVIAQRDRAGDSFVRSKLSSLYYAVLEKLVDVELKDGQGDFRLLSRRAVNAVLQISERNRFSKGLFSWIGFHQKVIKYDNTTRKAGVSKWSIKKLIDYGIEGVVSFNHKPLRICLYTGIATLLLSLLSISIMFVRILFNGIAVPGYFTTISSVLFLGGAQLVSLGVIGEYIGRIYVEAKQRPHYLIEQTNVGEDVIHVKEQG
- a CDS encoding response regulator transcription factor; protein product: MPERILVVEDENQIARILKIELEYEGYEAVIANDGKSGLQKALEEKFDLILLDVMLPELNGLEVLRKIRKEKNALPIILLTARNMTMDKVAGLDLGANDYITKPFEMEELLARVRSSLRQASVSSHSEESEEERLTIKDLVVNLQTREVERGGTPISLTPKEFDFLVYLLSNKNRIVTRENIIYHVWGYEYEGETNVIDVYIRHLRKKLEEDFPGSQIIHTVRGVGYIVKEA
- a CDS encoding sensor histidine kinase, with protein sequence MKITTKINLMTTAWILIVLIIINSIVFFSFMNITFNLEQDEVHQRASDIMKEINPEDSPEVIEKKLMPYLSSHSFIRIINKQSHVIAQSANDEHLAKKIKAKYSSKSTTQRRIVREEGGEEQIIIYKQPINVNGQPVKILEIGERVIGLELGKDVLLSILAICTILGAVLSLLGGRWLSNIIIRPISNMINTMEDIEKSGIPKRISIQHETKDELTKMAVTFNRMIGRLDANLERQKQFISDASHELKTPLTVIKSYADLLRRRGIQNAEITLEAIEAIHSEATRIQRMTERFLDLANTELEHDLDLISIHLASFCEKIFNQLKIAYKREIIFHYDNDALTIMADELKLKQVIIITIDNALKYSTDRIDVYLEDHEHNAVIRVVDYGIGIPHNEIENIFERFYRVDKARSRATGGTGLGLSIAKNIMKQHHGEIKVKSTEGEGTEVELHLPKTQKTD
- a CDS encoding undecaprenyl-diphosphatase, with the protein product MLRTATAMYFIEVKNMFQLDFKLFHVINHLAVSEKPLDPIVAIFTEYGQYLFLAGLLFYWFYPKKKNRKMVMEAFLGVCLAMAINAAIGHFFYRDRPFVHHHVYRLIPHAENASFPSDHAAGSFVIAAAIWIWMKRDGWVWMILAAALSISRVWTGVHYPSDVLAGMLIGIGAAFIIHCIFKRLPKLNEWANRLIEFYENIESKVWKKTA
- a CDS encoding MGDG synthase family glycosyltransferase codes for the protein MKYKDKILILSAAVGDGHKQVARAMGEAVEDSFPGTEPIILDMMEWLHPYLSPISTYIYKKSIKKFPQVYSYLYHKTRVKSNFSTKLNALFTMGMHSMLEMIQAINPIAVVSTHPFAAGIISKLKEQGLIDIPAMTVITDYTDHSYWIHPFTDQYIVGTSQVKERLVSVGVEAYKIKNTGIPLRRGFLEEQPKEDLLKKYNLRPDKLTILVMGGGDGFFGKDASTFQAFEQISSSIQLIIVCGRNDKLKTQLEQELRDSKHDVSIMGFTENIHELMAISDLMITKAGGVTTSEAIAMQLPLLIFNPLPGQEEDNANFLLESGLGLLAKTPSDLIGNIQSILHDDTPLTFMRNKSRKFHTKTASLDAVTIMTQLINHAHKQEISLA
- a CDS encoding RNA polymerase sigma factor, with translation MTEPRIHQTIDSIWRTEAAKIIACLAGIVRDLGVAEDLAQDALVTALERWPQSGIPENPGAWLMTVAKRRAFDLLRRNKLRHIKYGEIGAELDGQLQPDWEEGLDDNISDDLLRLIFTTCHPILSAEARVALTLRLLGGLKIEEIAKAFLVPVTTIAQRIVRAKRTITAAKVPLEVPEKTDFPDRLSSVLEVIYLMFNEGYSASSGESWIRPLLCEEALRVGRLLAEIAPDEKEVHGLVALMEIQTSRFRARVNEEGEPVLLLEQNRAHWDHSAIRRGIDSLKRAEHLGGPLGMYGLQASIASCHAKARTSEETDWIHISALYDALAQVAPSPVVELNRAVAISMAYGWEAGLEIIDSLLVEPALKNYHLLPSTRGHFLEKMGRRREACDEFNRAASLTQNAPERELLLKRAFECLEE
- a CDS encoding YciI family protein, with the translated sequence MKYLCLGYLYPEKMDALPNDEKESILQECGSHLKGFYETNQVMLDAGLDAEVKSLKRVNGKVKVIDGPFIETKELIGSAILIEARDMEEAIEIASKHPSIQIEAGEDLGWAIEIRPIHYFEMIDQK
- a CDS encoding hydrolase — encoded protein: MGSRIMHLIIGNKIAQSLSIEDKSSFLLGSIAPDAVSNKNASHFFIGDVRDYSRSVDAKGFLYKYREHELNPYVLGYYAHLIADDIWLRGFNLSWLKNRMDADEGLYGRYHQDFQLLNGKLLDYYRFTEELKEALSHFSEIIDFEEVKRGDVEEFVPYALGDMEYDQSAIKEELNVFTFNQIIGYIETSVELGIMKIKPLLA